Proteins found in one Herbiconiux sp. A18JL235 genomic segment:
- the ddaH gene encoding dimethylargininase, with product MSSFRLRSLLASVAAAAVIAVIALLVADLAYFIANSQNPQVFPVYIEYFLNSTLLLFLFTAVFGLVGAFRRWYTALIAGVVSSVIAALVGTGLSALLAGIAFSDMVAPLLQTLVGNNLLFVLGGTVASVTVARRIHSAIAISEQDEVLKKRYVLVRRPAESLADGVVTHIERSEVDLDLAEEQWEAYLAALTGAGWEPVEVPVADDLPDSVFVEDAVVMFGALAVIGSPGVESRVGELDAVEASVTGLGLEVVRIERPGTLDGGDVLKIGTTVYVGRGGRTNSDGIRQLRKILAPRGYSVVAVPVTKALHLKSTVTALPDGTVIGYRPLVDDPFVYDRFLEVPEPSGAHVVVLADDTVLVAASAPESARLIEGLGYRVISVDISEFEKLEGCVTCLSVRVR from the coding sequence ATGTCCTCGTTCCGGCTCCGCTCGCTGCTCGCCTCGGTGGCCGCAGCGGCGGTGATCGCCGTGATCGCGCTGCTCGTCGCCGACCTGGCGTACTTCATCGCGAACAGCCAGAACCCGCAGGTCTTCCCGGTCTACATCGAGTACTTCCTCAACTCGACGCTGCTGCTGTTCCTGTTCACCGCCGTGTTCGGGCTGGTCGGTGCGTTCCGGCGCTGGTACACCGCGCTCATCGCCGGTGTCGTCTCCTCGGTGATCGCGGCGCTCGTGGGCACGGGGCTGTCCGCTCTTCTGGCCGGCATCGCCTTCAGCGACATGGTCGCGCCGCTCCTGCAGACGCTCGTGGGGAACAACCTGCTGTTCGTGCTCGGCGGCACCGTCGCATCCGTCACCGTGGCCCGCCGCATCCACTCGGCCATCGCCATCAGCGAGCAGGACGAGGTGCTGAAGAAGCGGTACGTCTTGGTGCGGCGGCCCGCCGAGAGCCTCGCCGACGGCGTCGTCACGCACATCGAGCGCAGCGAGGTCGATCTCGACCTGGCGGAGGAGCAGTGGGAGGCCTACCTTGCAGCGCTCACCGGCGCGGGCTGGGAGCCCGTGGAGGTTCCCGTCGCCGACGATCTGCCCGACTCGGTGTTCGTCGAAGACGCCGTGGTGATGTTCGGCGCGCTCGCCGTGATCGGCAGCCCGGGCGTCGAGTCGCGTGTGGGCGAGCTGGATGCGGTCGAGGCGAGCGTCACCGGCCTCGGGCTCGAGGTGGTGCGCATCGAGCGACCGGGAACCCTCGACGGCGGCGACGTGCTGAAGATCGGCACGACGGTGTACGTCGGCCGGGGCGGTCGCACGAACTCCGACGGCATCCGGCAGCTGCGCAAGATCCTCGCGCCGAGGGGCTACTCGGTGGTGGCGGTTCCCGTCACCAAGGCGCTGCACCTGAAGAGCACCGTCACGGCACTCCCCGACGGCACGGTGATCGGCTACCGTCCGCTCGTCGACGACCCGTTCGTCTACGACCGCTTCCTCGAGGTGCCCGAGCCGAGCGGTGCCCACGTGGTGGTGCTCGCCGACGACACGGTGCTCGTGGCCGCCTCCGCGCCTGAGTCGGCGCGGCTCATCGAGGGGCTCGGCTACCGCGTCATCTCGGTCGACATCTCGGAGTTCGAGAAGCTCGAGGGCTGCGTCACCTGCCTCTCCGTGCGCGTGCGCTGA
- a CDS encoding NADP-dependent isocitrate dehydrogenase, producing the protein MSKIKVEGTVVELDGDEMTRIIWQAIKDTLIHPYLDVNLEYYDLGIEHRDATDDQVTIDAAHAIQKHGVGVKCATITPDEARVEEFGLKKMWKSPNGTIRNILGGVIFREPIIISNIPRLVPGWNKPIIIGRHAFGDQYRATDFVFKGKGKLTVEFAPEDGSEPMKFEVYDAPDDGIAQVQYNQDASIRDFARASLNYGLARNYPVYLSTKNTILKAYDGRFKDIFQEIYETEFKEQFDAAGLTYEHRLIDDMVASAMKWEGGYVWACKNYDGDVQSDTVAQGFGSLGLMTSVLSTPDGSVVEAEAAHGTVTRHYRQHQAGKPTSTNPIASIFAWTRGLAHRGKLDGNQELIDFSLTLEDVVIKTVESGKMTKDLALLVGPDQAYQTTEEFLATLDANLQERMAAA; encoded by the coding sequence TTGTCCAAGATCAAGGTTGAAGGCACGGTCGTCGAGCTCGACGGCGACGAGATGACCCGCATCATCTGGCAGGCCATCAAAGACACGCTGATCCACCCCTATCTCGACGTGAACCTCGAGTACTACGACCTCGGCATCGAGCACCGCGACGCGACTGACGACCAGGTCACCATCGACGCGGCCCACGCCATCCAGAAGCACGGCGTCGGCGTGAAGTGCGCCACCATCACGCCCGACGAGGCGCGGGTCGAGGAGTTCGGCCTGAAGAAGATGTGGAAGTCGCCGAACGGCACCATCCGCAACATCCTGGGCGGCGTCATCTTCCGTGAGCCCATCATCATCTCGAACATCCCGCGGCTCGTGCCGGGCTGGAACAAGCCGATCATCATCGGCCGTCACGCCTTCGGCGACCAGTACCGCGCCACCGACTTCGTGTTCAAGGGCAAGGGCAAGCTCACGGTCGAGTTCGCGCCCGAAGACGGCTCGGAGCCGATGAAGTTCGAGGTCTACGACGCTCCCGACGACGGCATCGCGCAGGTGCAGTACAACCAGGACGCCTCGATCCGCGACTTCGCCCGCGCATCCCTCAACTACGGCCTGGCCCGCAACTACCCCGTCTACCTCTCGACGAAGAACACCATCCTGAAGGCCTACGACGGCCGCTTCAAGGACATCTTCCAGGAGATCTACGAGACCGAGTTCAAGGAGCAGTTCGACGCCGCCGGCCTCACCTACGAGCACCGCCTCATCGACGACATGGTCGCCTCGGCCATGAAGTGGGAGGGCGGCTACGTCTGGGCCTGCAAGAACTACGACGGCGACGTGCAGAGCGACACCGTGGCGCAGGGCTTCGGCTCGCTCGGCCTCATGACCTCGGTGCTCTCCACCCCCGACGGCTCGGTCGTCGAGGCGGAGGCCGCCCACGGCACCGTCACCCGCCACTATCGCCAGCACCAGGCGGGCAAGCCCACCTCCACGAACCCGATCGCCTCGATCTTCGCGTGGACCCGTGGCCTCGCCCACCGCGGCAAGCTCGACGGCAACCAGGAGCTCATCGACTTCTCGCTCACCCTCGAAGACGTGGTCATCAAGACCGTCGAGTCGGGCAAGATGACGAAGGACCTCGCGCTGCTCGTCGGCCCCGACCAGGCGTACCAGACCACCGAGGAGTTCCTCGCGACCCTCGACGCCAACCTCCAGGAGCGCATGGCCGCGGCGTAA
- the purH gene encoding bifunctional phosphoribosylaminoimidazolecarboxamide formyltransferase/IMP cyclohydrolase, giving the protein MSGPQHDPSLYRHRDTVPISRALVSVSDKTGLLELVQALAANGVEIVSTGSTAKSIADAGVSVTEVSSVTGFPESLDGRVKTLHPGVHAGILADLRLESHEKQLGELGIRPFDLVVVNLYPFRETVASGAAPDAVIEQIDIGGPALVRASAKNFANVAIVVSPDRYDDVIAAVATGGTALELRRELAAQAFAHTASYDTAVAGWFAEQLGGEVSEAIASAEAGVQGVGGTEGTAVPDAGPGFPETLTVDATKTATLRYGENSHQEAALYALVDGHGIAQAVQLHGKEMSYNNYVDADAAVHAAFDFDEPAVAIIKHANPCGIAVAGRSIDARHAIADAHAKAHACDPLSAFGGVIAANRTVTLAMAETVKDIFTEVLVAPAFEAEAFEVLKTKKNLRLLTLPEGYGREATELRQLSGGFLAQTPDGFAGLDRSSWTLAAGPAADEATLDDLEFAWKACRSVKSNAILLASGGASVGVGMGQVNRVDSCRLAVTRAGDRAAGSVAASDAFFPFADGLEILLEAGVKAVVQPGGSVRDEEVVAAAEKAGVTMYFTGERHFFH; this is encoded by the coding sequence ATGAGTGGCCCCCAGCACGACCCGAGCCTCTACCGCCACCGCGACACGGTGCCGATCTCGAGGGCGCTCGTCTCCGTCAGCGACAAGACCGGGCTCCTCGAGCTGGTGCAGGCGCTCGCCGCGAACGGTGTCGAGATAGTCTCGACCGGGTCGACGGCGAAGAGCATCGCCGACGCGGGCGTCTCGGTGACCGAGGTGTCGAGCGTCACCGGCTTCCCCGAATCGCTCGACGGTCGGGTGAAGACGCTGCACCCGGGAGTGCACGCGGGAATCCTCGCCGACCTGCGTCTCGAGTCGCACGAGAAGCAGCTGGGTGAGCTCGGCATCCGCCCCTTCGACCTCGTCGTGGTGAACCTCTACCCGTTCCGCGAGACGGTCGCGTCGGGTGCCGCCCCCGACGCCGTGATCGAGCAGATCGACATCGGCGGGCCCGCGCTCGTGCGCGCGTCGGCGAAGAACTTCGCCAACGTCGCCATCGTCGTCTCGCCCGACCGCTACGACGACGTCATCGCCGCCGTGGCCACCGGGGGCACCGCCCTCGAGCTCCGCCGCGAGCTCGCCGCGCAGGCCTTCGCCCACACGGCCTCCTACGACACCGCCGTCGCAGGCTGGTTCGCCGAGCAGCTGGGCGGCGAGGTGAGCGAGGCGATCGCCTCGGCCGAGGCGGGCGTGCAGGGCGTCGGCGGCACCGAGGGTACCGCCGTTCCGGATGCGGGACCGGGCTTCCCCGAGACCCTCACGGTCGATGCCACGAAGACCGCCACCCTCCGCTACGGCGAGAACTCGCACCAGGAGGCAGCTCTCTACGCGCTCGTCGACGGTCACGGCATCGCCCAGGCCGTTCAGCTGCACGGCAAGGAGATGTCGTACAACAACTACGTCGACGCCGACGCGGCCGTGCACGCCGCCTTCGACTTCGACGAGCCCGCCGTCGCCATCATCAAGCACGCGAACCCGTGCGGCATCGCGGTCGCCGGCCGCTCGATCGACGCGCGGCACGCCATCGCCGACGCCCACGCCAAGGCGCACGCCTGCGACCCGCTGTCGGCCTTCGGTGGCGTGATCGCCGCCAACCGCACGGTCACGCTCGCCATGGCCGAGACGGTGAAGGACATCTTCACGGAGGTGCTCGTGGCGCCCGCCTTCGAGGCGGAGGCCTTCGAGGTGCTGAAGACCAAGAAGAACCTGCGCCTGCTCACTCTTCCCGAGGGGTACGGGCGTGAGGCCACCGAGCTCCGTCAGCTGAGCGGCGGCTTCCTCGCCCAGACCCCCGACGGCTTCGCCGGTCTCGATCGCTCGAGCTGGACGCTCGCTGCCGGCCCCGCTGCCGACGAAGCGACCCTCGACGACCTCGAGTTCGCCTGGAAGGCGTGCCGCTCGGTGAAGTCGAACGCCATCCTGCTCGCCTCGGGCGGGGCGTCGGTGGGCGTGGGCATGGGCCAGGTGAACCGGGTCGACTCGTGCCGGCTCGCCGTCACGCGGGCCGGAGACCGTGCCGCAGGGTCGGTCGCCGCCTCCGACGCCTTCTTCCCCTTCGCCGACGGGCTCGAGATCCTGCTCGAGGCCGGCGTGAAGGCCGTCGTGCAGCCGGGCGGCTCGGTGCGTGACGAGGAGGTCGTCGCCGCCGCCGAGAAGGCCGGGGTGACGATGTACTTCACCGGAGAGCGCCACTTCTTCCACTGA
- a CDS encoding MGMT family protein, with protein sequence MSDDDGLPTFVEAVLEVVDSIPPGRVLSYGDVAALLGTRAARAVGSTMRRYGHAHPWWRVVRSGGLPPMGHEARARAHYEAEGTPLRAISREPGYAVDYAKAMWHPSHPDAHDERTDHSR encoded by the coding sequence GTGAGCGACGACGACGGACTCCCCACCTTCGTCGAGGCCGTGCTCGAGGTCGTCGACTCCATCCCGCCCGGCCGTGTGCTCTCCTACGGCGACGTCGCGGCCCTCCTCGGCACCCGTGCCGCAAGGGCGGTCGGCAGCACGATGCGTCGCTACGGCCACGCCCATCCGTGGTGGCGGGTGGTGCGATCGGGAGGCCTTCCTCCCATGGGCCACGAGGCCAGGGCGCGAGCGCACTACGAGGCGGAGGGAACCCCGCTCCGAGCGATCTCGCGGGAACCGGGGTACGCGGTCGACTACGCTAAGGCGATGTGGCATCCGTCGCACCCGGATGCCCACGACGAGAGGACCGACCACAGCAGATGA
- the nagA gene encoding N-acetylglucosamine-6-phosphate deacetylase, translating to MTSAVPLAASEVTLVVFGARRLDADGVVEDFWLAASGERIVETGTGDGWRRVAGDGAGAEGLGSGPAGLGSEAGGGSGYGSGSGSGVELVDAAGGWLTPGFIDLHAHGAGGFAFDDGVDAMRSALAVHRAHGTTGSVVSLVANPPHLLEASLDAVARLAADDPHVLGAHLEGPFLAPERKGAHNPLFLGHPTKHLVRDLLAASEGRLAQVTIAPELPDALEAIETFVSAGVVVAVGHTEADFDTARAAFDRGATLLTHAFNAMPGLHHRHPGPVAAALADPRVTLEIIADGVHVHPSLIALVFDVAPGRVALVTDAMAAAAAPDGAYRLGSLDVEVTRGRAVLAGADTIAGSTLTADAALRTALATGVDPAAAVAALTSTPARVLGRPELGTLRPGAAPHLVLLTPDFEVTRVFA from the coding sequence GTGACCTCCGCGGTGCCGCTCGCGGCATCGGAGGTGACGCTCGTCGTCTTCGGCGCCCGCAGGCTCGACGCCGACGGGGTGGTGGAGGACTTCTGGCTCGCGGCCTCGGGCGAGCGCATCGTCGAGACCGGCACCGGCGACGGGTGGCGGCGGGTGGCCGGCGACGGCGCGGGCGCGGAAGGGCTCGGCTCGGGGCCGGCAGGACTCGGCTCGGAGGCCGGCGGTGGATCCGGCTACGGCTCCGGCTCCGGCTCCGGCGTCGAGCTCGTCGACGCGGCGGGCGGGTGGCTGACGCCAGGGTTCATCGACCTGCACGCGCACGGCGCGGGCGGATTCGCGTTCGACGACGGTGTCGACGCCATGCGGTCGGCCCTCGCAGTGCACCGCGCCCACGGCACCACCGGATCGGTCGTCTCTCTGGTGGCGAACCCCCCGCACCTGCTCGAGGCGAGCCTCGACGCCGTCGCGCGCCTCGCCGCCGACGACCCGCACGTGCTCGGCGCCCACCTCGAGGGCCCGTTCCTCGCCCCCGAGCGCAAGGGCGCCCACAACCCGCTGTTCCTCGGCCACCCCACGAAGCACCTCGTGCGCGACCTGCTCGCTGCCTCGGAGGGCAGGCTCGCGCAGGTCACCATCGCGCCCGAGCTCCCCGACGCGCTCGAGGCGATCGAGACCTTCGTGTCGGCCGGCGTCGTCGTCGCCGTGGGGCACACGGAGGCCGACTTCGACACGGCCCGCGCCGCCTTCGACCGCGGAGCGACCCTGCTCACCCACGCCTTCAACGCCATGCCCGGCCTGCACCACCGCCACCCGGGCCCAGTCGCCGCCGCCCTGGCCGACCCCCGCGTGACGCTCGAGATCATCGCCGACGGCGTGCACGTGCATCCGTCGCTCATCGCGCTCGTGTTCGACGTCGCGCCGGGGCGCGTGGCACTCGTCACCGACGCCATGGCCGCGGCTGCAGCACCCGACGGCGCCTACCGCCTCGGTTCGCTCGACGTCGAGGTGACGCGGGGCCGCGCGGTGCTCGCCGGCGCCGACACCATCGCCGGCTCCACCCTCACCGCCGACGCTGCGCTGCGCACCGCCCTCGCCACCGGCGTCGACCCGGCGGCCGCCGTCGCCGCCCTCACGTCGACCCCGGCCCGCGTGCTCGGGCGCCCCGAGCTCGGCACGCTCCGCCCGGGCGCCGCTCCCCACCTCGTGCTCCTCACGCCCGACTTCGAGGTCACCCGCGTCTTCGCCTGA
- a CDS encoding ABC transporter ATP-binding protein, giving the protein MTDASVSGVEGEERDDLSRAESKQIRARSLRLLGSLVHPMRGSLALSIVVVVISTVSQVAGPAIIAYGIDTGLPALLGSDWMPVALAGVAYLLAGITGAGLIAWFTVLSARISQAILFDLRRRVFLHTQKLSLEFHESYTSGRIISRQTSDLDAIRELLDSGINQLVQGVLYMLFTAVALFLLDVESGLILLASLVPLAVLTRWFQVRSQRMFRRTRVASARLIVQFVESMTGIRAVKAFRKERRNEAEFAELVEDYRHSNGRVIRLFGIYDPGLVLIGNIAVAVVLLVGGFRVVDGGLEIGVLLAAVLYTRRFFDPMEDMAMFYNGYQSATAALEKISGVLEERPSVPDPDRPVDLWVSSGAVRFERVEFGYDPARPILPEFDLDIPAGQTVALVGSTGAGKSTLAKLISRFYDPTAGRITLDGLDLRELHPKDLRRAIVMVTQEAYLFSGTVADNIAIGKPDATPEEIVAAAKAVGADEFIAGLPNGYDTDVNKRGGRVSAGQRQLISFARAFLANPAVLILDEATASLDIPSERLVQEALQTLLADRTAVIIAHRLSTVSIADRVLVMERGRIVEDGTPAELIAGEGRFAQLHASWRGSLV; this is encoded by the coding sequence ATGACCGACGCATCCGTCAGCGGCGTCGAGGGCGAGGAGCGCGACGACCTCAGCCGCGCCGAGAGCAAGCAGATCCGGGCGAGGTCGCTGCGCCTGCTCGGCTCGCTCGTGCACCCGATGCGCGGGAGCCTCGCGCTCAGCATCGTCGTCGTCGTCATCAGCACCGTGTCCCAGGTGGCGGGCCCCGCCATCATCGCCTACGGCATCGACACCGGGCTCCCCGCTCTGCTCGGCTCCGACTGGATGCCAGTGGCGCTCGCCGGGGTGGCCTACCTCCTCGCGGGCATCACGGGCGCCGGGCTCATCGCCTGGTTCACCGTGCTCTCGGCACGCATCAGCCAGGCGATCCTGTTCGACCTGCGCCGCCGCGTGTTCCTGCACACCCAGAAGCTGAGCCTCGAGTTCCACGAGAGCTACACCTCGGGCCGCATCATCTCGCGCCAGACCAGCGACCTCGACGCCATCCGGGAGCTGCTCGACTCGGGCATCAACCAGCTCGTGCAGGGCGTGCTGTACATGCTCTTCACCGCAGTCGCCCTGTTCCTGCTTGACGTCGAGAGCGGACTCATCCTGCTCGCCTCGCTGGTACCGCTCGCCGTGCTGACGCGCTGGTTCCAGGTGAGGTCGCAACGGATGTTCCGGCGCACCCGGGTGGCATCGGCGCGCCTCATCGTGCAGTTCGTCGAGAGCATGACGGGCATCCGGGCCGTGAAGGCGTTCCGCAAGGAGCGCCGCAACGAGGCGGAGTTCGCCGAGCTGGTGGAGGACTACCGGCACTCGAACGGCCGGGTGATCAGGCTGTTCGGCATCTACGACCCGGGCCTCGTGCTCATCGGCAACATCGCGGTGGCCGTGGTGCTGCTGGTCGGCGGCTTCCGCGTCGTCGACGGCGGGCTCGAGATCGGTGTGCTGCTCGCCGCGGTGCTCTACACCCGCCGCTTCTTCGACCCCATGGAAGACATGGCGATGTTTTACAACGGCTACCAGAGCGCCACCGCGGCCCTCGAGAAGATCTCGGGCGTGCTCGAGGAGCGGCCGAGCGTCCCCGACCCCGACCGGCCCGTCGACCTCTGGGTCTCGTCGGGTGCCGTGCGGTTCGAAAGGGTTGAGTTCGGCTACGACCCGGCCCGCCCCATCCTCCCCGAGTTCGACCTCGACATCCCCGCCGGCCAGACCGTCGCGCTCGTCGGCTCGACCGGCGCGGGCAAGTCGACGCTCGCGAAGCTGATCTCCCGCTTCTACGACCCCACCGCGGGCCGCATCACTCTCGACGGGCTCGACCTGCGGGAACTGCACCCGAAAGACCTGCGGCGTGCCATCGTGATGGTCACCCAGGAGGCCTACCTGTTCTCGGGGACGGTCGCCGACAACATCGCGATCGGCAAACCCGACGCGACACCGGAGGAGATCGTCGCAGCGGCGAAGGCCGTCGGGGCCGACGAGTTCATCGCGGGTCTGCCGAACGGCTACGACACCGACGTGAACAAGCGCGGCGGCAGGGTGTCGGCCGGGCAGCGGCAGCTCATCTCGTTCGCCCGGGCGTTCCTCGCGAACCCCGCGGTGCTCATCCTCGACGAGGCGACCGCCTCGCTCGACATCCCGAGCGAGCGGCTCGTGCAGGAGGCGCTGCAGACCCTGCTCGCCGACCGCACTGCCGTGATCATCGCGCACCGCCTCTCGACGGTGTCGATCGCCGACCGGGTGCTCGTGATGGAGCGCGGGCGCATCGTCGAGGACGGCACTCCCGCCGAGCTCATCGCGGGGGAGGGGCGGTTCGCCCAGCTGCACGCCTCGTGGCGCGGATCCCTGGTGTAG
- the purN gene encoding phosphoribosylglycinamide formyltransferase, producing the protein MLSLLVLISGGGSNLRALLDAANDAEYPARVIAVGSDTDAPGLAHAEEYGVPSFTVVPTAFESREAWGAELLAQIERWSPDLVVCAGFMRILPPVVVAALTPRIINTHPALLPAFPGAHAVRDALAAGVDTTGVTVHVIDEGVDTGPVIVQQSVPVEPGDTEHELHERIKTVERALLVQAVLDIANGHVDLEETAAR; encoded by the coding sequence GTGCTCTCGCTCCTCGTCCTGATCTCCGGGGGTGGCTCGAATCTCCGCGCGCTCCTCGACGCCGCGAACGATGCCGAGTACCCGGCTCGGGTGATCGCCGTCGGCTCCGACACGGATGCGCCCGGCCTCGCCCACGCGGAGGAGTACGGCGTGCCGTCGTTCACCGTCGTCCCGACCGCTTTCGAGTCGCGCGAGGCCTGGGGCGCCGAGCTGCTGGCCCAGATCGAACGCTGGTCGCCCGACCTCGTCGTCTGCGCCGGGTTCATGCGCATCCTGCCGCCCGTCGTGGTGGCCGCGCTGACCCCGCGCATCATCAACACGCATCCGGCCCTCTTGCCCGCCTTCCCCGGCGCCCACGCCGTACGCGACGCGCTCGCCGCGGGCGTCGACACGACGGGCGTGACCGTGCACGTGATCGACGAGGGCGTCGACACGGGGCCCGTCATCGTTCAGCAGTCGGTGCCCGTCGAGCCAGGCGACACCGAGCACGAGCTGCACGAGCGCATCAAGACCGTCGAGCGGGCCCTGCTGGTGCAGGCCGTGCTCGACATCGCCAACGGACACGTCGACCTCGAGGAGACAGCAGCACGATGA
- a CDS encoding GNAT family N-acetyltransferase: MSELKLVELSASNIVAANTLTLKPGQEQYVAPVSHSIAEAYVNPVTAWPRVVLEDDEVVGFIMGNFDPDAQEDEFRSCIWRINVAADAQGHGVGRFAVLALADEARQRGFEQITVIFEPGEDGPAAFFEKIGFVATGETPYGETIAALTL, from the coding sequence ATGAGTGAACTGAAGCTCGTCGAGCTGTCGGCGTCGAACATCGTCGCCGCCAACACCCTGACGCTGAAGCCCGGCCAGGAGCAGTACGTCGCACCGGTGTCGCACTCCATCGCCGAGGCGTACGTCAACCCGGTCACCGCCTGGCCGCGGGTGGTGCTCGAAGACGACGAGGTCGTCGGCTTCATCATGGGCAACTTCGATCCCGATGCGCAGGAAGACGAGTTCCGCAGCTGCATCTGGCGCATCAACGTCGCCGCCGACGCGCAGGGTCACGGCGTCGGCCGCTTCGCCGTGCTCGCCCTCGCCGACGAGGCGCGTCAGCGCGGCTTCGAGCAGATCACCGTCATCTTCGAGCCGGGCGAAGACGGCCCTGCCGCCTTCTTCGAGAAGATCGGCTTCGTCGCCACCGGCGAGACGCCGTACGGCGAGACGATCGCTGCCCTCACCCTCTGA
- a CDS encoding ABC transporter ATP-binding protein: MSTPHDQKPTGTVAVLARLRPFAKQALPRIYTAMVVSLLASLVALAIPQVLQWLVDGPLADGDERQIWLAGGIVLGLGVLEAVLIGLRRALVLTPGTHVEARMRNALYAQLQDLPVSFHDRWPSGQLLSRAVSDLNLIRRWLSFGLVLLVVNVLTLIGGIAILISLNWVLGLIFLAAAIPVILYSFSFERRYSDVARRSQDQAGDLATSVEESVHGIRVLKAFGRSRYALKRFERQAEELRGTEIEKAKAIAGIWLYLTLIPDVAFGVCLVTGVWLASTGQTSVGQLVAFFATGTVLLFPIWSMGYFLAMTLDAKTATQRFFEVMDERNTITDPDSPETVVDGRGELVFDAVHFRYQDAPERFPDLLDGVDLTVRPGETMALVGLTGSGKSTLTALTTRLYDVTGGAVKVDGVDVRRLRREELRSRVAMAFEEATLFSQTVRENVLLGRPEASEAELREALEIAQATFVDDLPDGLDTRVGEEGLSLSGGQRQRLALARAIAAKPSILVLDDPLSALDVDTEALVEAALRRVLATTTALIVAHRPSTVALADRVALLQDGKVTAVGTHSELLATNEHYRFVISSLEAEAAASAQGAQTDTDTEREEVAR, from the coding sequence ATGAGCACCCCGCACGACCAGAAGCCCACCGGCACGGTGGCGGTCCTGGCGCGCCTGCGACCCTTCGCGAAGCAGGCGCTGCCGCGCATCTACACCGCGATGGTGGTCTCTCTGCTCGCCTCGCTGGTCGCGCTCGCCATTCCGCAGGTGCTGCAGTGGCTCGTCGACGGCCCGCTCGCCGACGGCGACGAGCGCCAGATCTGGTTGGCCGGCGGAATCGTGCTGGGGCTCGGCGTGCTGGAGGCCGTGCTGATCGGCCTCCGCCGCGCCCTGGTGCTCACTCCTGGCACGCATGTCGAGGCGCGCATGCGCAACGCGCTCTACGCCCAGCTGCAAGACCTGCCGGTGTCGTTCCACGACCGCTGGCCGAGCGGGCAGTTGCTCTCGCGCGCCGTGAGCGACCTCAACCTCATCCGCCGCTGGCTGTCGTTCGGGCTCGTGCTGCTCGTCGTCAACGTGCTCACGCTCATCGGCGGCATCGCCATCCTCATCAGCCTGAACTGGGTGCTCGGACTCATCTTCCTGGCCGCCGCCATCCCCGTCATCCTCTACAGCTTCTCGTTCGAGCGCCGGTACTCCGATGTCGCCCGCCGCAGTCAGGACCAGGCGGGCGACCTGGCCACCAGCGTCGAGGAGTCGGTGCACGGCATCCGGGTGCTCAAGGCCTTCGGCCGCAGCCGCTACGCCCTCAAGCGCTTCGAGCGTCAGGCCGAGGAGCTGCGCGGCACCGAGATCGAGAAGGCCAAGGCCATCGCGGGCATCTGGCTCTACCTCACGCTCATCCCCGACGTCGCCTTCGGCGTGTGCCTGGTCACCGGGGTGTGGCTCGCCTCCACCGGGCAGACCTCGGTGGGGCAGCTCGTGGCGTTCTTCGCCACCGGCACGGTGCTGCTGTTCCCCATCTGGTCGATGGGGTACTTCCTCGCCATGACCCTCGACGCGAAGACCGCCACGCAGCGCTTCTTCGAGGTGATGGACGAGCGCAACACCATCACCGACCCCGACTCGCCCGAGACGGTGGTCGACGGGCGCGGCGAGCTCGTGTTCGACGCGGTGCACTTCCGCTACCAAGACGCGCCCGAGCGCTTCCCCGACCTGCTCGACGGCGTCGACCTCACCGTGCGCCCCGGCGAGACCATGGCGCTCGTCGGCCTCACCGGCTCGGGCAAGTCGACGCTCACCGCGCTCACCACCCGCCTCTACGACGTCACCGGCGGTGCCGTGAAGGTCGACGGTGTCGACGTGCGGCGGCTGCGGCGCGAAGAACTGCGCTCCCGCGTGGCGATGGCGTTCGAGGAGGCGACCCTGTTCAGCCAGACGGTGCGCGAGAACGTGCTGCTCGGCCGCCCGGAGGCATCGGAGGCCGAGCTGCGGGAAGCGCTCGAGATCGCTCAGGCGACCTTCGTCGACGATCTGCCCGATGGCCTCGACACCCGGGTGGGCGAGGAGGGGCTCAGCCTCTCCGGCGGCCAGCGCCAGCGCTTGGCGCTCGCCCGTGCCATCGCGGCCAAGCCGAGCATCCTGGTGCTCGACGACCCGCTCTCGGCCCTCGACGTCGACACCGAGGCGCTGGTGGAGGCGGCTCTGCGCCGGGTGCTCGCCACCACGACCGCGCTCATCGTCGCCCACCGCCCGTCGACGGTCGCGCTCGCCGACCGGGTCGCCCTGCTGCAAGACGGGAAGGTCACCGCGGTGGGCACGCACTCGGAGCTGCTGGCGACGAACGAGCACTACCGCTTCGTCATCTCGAGCCTCGAGGCCGAGGCCGCGGCGAGCGCACAGGGGGCCCAGACCGATACCGACACCGAACGAGAGGAGGTGGCACGATGA